One Romboutsia sp. 13368 genomic window carries:
- a CDS encoding Type 1 glutamine amidotransferase-like domain-containing protein, giving the protein MVNLLLSLNNFDENWCYNILKNIIKEDYKVLIVPFSYDEKWLSNESDWSKAFNSKDGTHYEEIVSPFLAYGIDENNIKWINQFTDTIDLMKEKIKDTDIIFFTGGYPDKMMQRFKKYDLINELENFKGIMIGTSAGAMVQISEFHITKDSDYKRYLYCKGLNIIKDFDIEVHFENKELQNLSILRCLKEKKKVVYSISNDGAILVIDGQIYVLGDAEKWDIPKCYY; this is encoded by the coding sequence ATGGTTAACTTATTACTTAGTTTAAACAACTTTGATGAAAATTGGTGCTATAACATATTAAAAAATATAATAAAAGAAGATTATAAAGTATTAATTGTTCCTTTTTCATATGATGAAAAATGGTTAAGCAATGAAAGTGATTGGAGTAAAGCTTTTAATAGTAAAGATGGAACACATTACGAAGAAATTGTGTCGCCATTTTTAGCTTATGGAATTGATGAAAATAATATAAAATGGATAAATCAATTTACAGACACCATAGATTTAATGAAAGAAAAGATTAAAGATACGGATATTATATTTTTTACAGGTGGATATCCTGATAAGATGATGCAAAGATTTAAAAAATATGACTTAATAAATGAACTTGAAAATTTCAAAGGTATTATGATTGGAACTAGTGCTGGTGCTATGGTTCAAATAAGTGAATTTCATATTACCAAAGACTCTGATTATAAAAGATATTTATATTGTAAAGGTTTAAATATAATTAAGGATTTTGATATAGAGGTTCATTTTGAAAATAAAGAATTACAAAATTTAAGTATATTAAGGTGTTTAAAAGAAAAGAAAAAGGTAGTTTATTCTATAAGTAATGATGGTGCAATTTTAGTTATTGATGGACAAATATATGTATTAGGAGATGCTGAAAAATGGGATATTCCTAAATGCTACTATTAA
- a CDS encoding YitT family protein: protein MLCLGCFIMAVGLNMFLEPYTIASGGLTGLAIVFKSLFNTPLWFINLAFNIPLFILGIKFLGKKDAIKTLIGILLLTLFLKLTEGLTTYNTTDDVLLSAIAGGIVVGISLGILFRVDASTGGSELAALILNKILPFISISTFLFIIDGIVIILAGLVSKNIETALYATISLYISIKISDAIVEGFDFSKSFIIVTDKFEELSKAIMDDLERGVTFLEGRGGYTNIKKDVLLVVVSRREEVHLKNLVNDIDPMAFTIINDAHEVLGEGFSKKSH from the coding sequence ATATTATGCCTTGGATGCTTTATAATGGCAGTTGGACTTAACATGTTTTTAGAACCATATACAATAGCTTCTGGTGGTCTTACTGGTCTTGCCATAGTATTTAAAAGCTTATTTAATACTCCACTTTGGTTTATAAACTTAGCTTTTAATATTCCATTATTTATATTAGGTATTAAATTTTTAGGAAAAAAAGATGCTATAAAAACATTAATAGGTATATTATTACTAACATTATTTTTAAAATTAACAGAAGGATTAACCACTTACAACACAACAGATGATGTTTTATTATCAGCTATAGCTGGTGGTATAGTTGTTGGAATTAGTCTTGGAATATTATTTAGAGTTGATGCATCAACTGGTGGTTCTGAACTCGCTGCTCTCATACTAAATAAGATATTACCTTTTATAAGTATATCTACATTTTTATTTATAATAGATGGAATTGTAATAATACTTGCAGGTCTTGTCTCAAAAAATATAGAAACTGCACTTTATGCTACAATATCTTTATATATAAGCATAAAAATATCAGATGCTATCGTTGAAGGTTTTGATTTCTCTAAATCGTTTATAATAGTTACTGACAAATTTGAGGAATTGTCTAAAGCTATTATGGATGATTTAGAAAGAGGAGTTACTTTTTTAGAAGGCCGTGGCGGATATACTAATATAAAAAAAGATGTTTTATTAGTTGTTGTCTCTAGACGTGAAGAAGTTCACTTAAAAAATCTAGTCAACGATATTGACCCTATGGCATTTACTATAATTAATGATGCTCATGAGGTTTTAGGTGAAGGATTCAGTAAAAAATCACATTAG
- a CDS encoding alpha-amylase family glycosyl hydrolase — protein sequence MKVNPNYKEINVKNNLKDEDSIFNHYKKLIQIRKQNDVIVYSDFKL from the coding sequence ATAAAGGTTAATCCAAACTATAAAGAAATTAATGTAAAAAATAATTTAAAAGATGAAGATTCAATATTTAATCACTACAAAAAACTAATACAAATTAGAAAGCAAAATGATGTTATAGTATATAGTGATTTTAAATTA
- the potA gene encoding spermidine/putrescine ABC transporter ATP-binding protein, translated as MTDNIISLQGISKTYEDNTVLDCLDLDIKKNEFLTLLGPSGCGKTTTLKIIAGFEYADSGKVLFEEKDMNNIPPYERQVNTVFQKYALFPHMNIYENIAFGLKIKKMPKDEIDRKVKEMLKLVALEGFENRRVDSLSGGQQQRIAIARALVNEPKVLLLDEPLGALDLKLRQEMQTELKKIQQKLGITFIFVTHDQEEALSMSDTIVVMNKGKIQQMGTPEDIYNEPKNAFVARFIGESNIFDGIMHDDFKVEFCGKYFDCVDKGFKKDEVIDVVIRPEDIKMTNSNEGMLKGIVTSVVFKGVHYEIEVQENDRKWIIHNTQSAKVGEELGMDIYPEDIHIMKKVSEI; from the coding sequence ATGACAGATAATATAATAAGTTTACAAGGAATATCTAAAACTTATGAAGACAACACTGTTTTAGATTGTTTAGATTTAGACATTAAAAAGAATGAATTTTTAACATTACTAGGTCCAAGTGGATGTGGTAAAACTACTACACTAAAAATAATAGCTGGATTTGAGTATGCAGATAGCGGCAAAGTATTATTTGAAGAAAAGGATATGAATAATATTCCTCCTTACGAAAGACAAGTTAATACAGTTTTCCAAAAATATGCACTATTTCCACATATGAATATTTATGAAAATATAGCATTTGGATTAAAAATAAAAAAAATGCCTAAGGATGAAATAGATAGAAAAGTTAAGGAAATGTTAAAACTAGTAGCGCTTGAAGGATTTGAAAATAGACGAGTAGATTCTTTAAGTGGTGGTCAACAACAAAGGATAGCCATAGCTAGAGCGTTAGTAAATGAACCAAAGGTATTATTATTAGATGAGCCTTTAGGTGCATTAGACTTAAAATTAAGACAAGAAATGCAAACTGAACTTAAGAAGATACAACAAAAGCTTGGAATTACATTTATATTTGTAACTCATGATCAAGAAGAAGCTTTAAGTATGTCAGATACTATAGTTGTAATGAATAAAGGTAAAATACAACAAATGGGGACTCCAGAAGATATATATAATGAGCCTAAGAATGCATTTGTTGCAAGATTTATAGGTGAAAGTAATATATTCGATGGTATTATGCATGATGATTTTAAAGTTGAATTTTGTGGTAAGTACTTTGATTGTGTTGATAAAGGATTCAAGAAAGATGAAGTAATAGATGTTGTGATAAGACCAGAAGATATAAAAATGACTAATTCTAATGAAGGTATGTTAAAAGGTATTGTTACATCTGTAGTATTTAAAGGTGTACATTATGAAATAGAAGTACAAGAAAATGATAGAAAATGGATAATTCATAATACTCAAAGTGCTAAGGTTGGAGAAGAACTTGGCATGGATATATATCCAGAAGATATTCACATAATGAAAAAGGTAAGTGAAATATAA
- a CDS encoding MurR/RpiR family transcriptional regulator, translating to MKGEKQEVKDSKYLISHIQSQYTRFSKGQKLIAQYILKNYDKVAFMTACKLGEEVGVSESTVVRFANALGYSGYPKLQDALQELIKNKLTTVQRVDMVTEFNDDSAILKKILKSDMDNIKETLDEIDEKAFEEAANRILKAKRIYILGMRSSFTIAQYLGFYLGIILDSVHVVRMDMGDAFEQVVKINEDDVLISISFPRYSKKSYQIVSYAKEKGAHIISLTDSLFAPVASLSDNLLLVKSNMASFVDSLVPALSVANALIVSVGMKEKENIKQQFDDLETMWEKYSVYE from the coding sequence ATGAAAGGCGAAAAGCAAGAAGTAAAAGATAGTAAATATTTAATATCTCACATACAGTCTCAATATACAAGATTTAGTAAAGGTCAAAAGCTTATAGCTCAATATATTTTAAAAAACTATGATAAAGTTGCATTTATGACTGCTTGTAAGTTAGGAGAAGAAGTAGGTGTTAGTGAATCTACTGTTGTAAGATTTGCAAATGCATTGGGATATTCTGGATATCCTAAACTTCAAGATGCTCTTCAAGAGCTTATAAAAAATAAGTTGACTACAGTACAAAGAGTTGATATGGTAACAGAATTTAATGATGATTCTGCCATACTTAAAAAAATACTAAAAAGTGATATGGACAACATAAAAGAAACTTTAGATGAAATAGATGAAAAAGCATTTGAAGAAGCAGCAAATAGAATTTTAAAAGCAAAACGAATTTATATTCTAGGAATGAGAAGTTCTTTTACAATAGCTCAGTATTTAGGATTTTACTTAGGTATAATATTAGATAGTGTTCATGTTGTAAGAATGGACATGGGAGATGCATTTGAACAAGTTGTAAAGATAAATGAAGATGATGTTTTAATATCAATAAGTTTCCCAAGATATTCTAAAAAATCTTATCAAATAGTAAGTTATGCTAAGGAAAAAGGAGCACATATAATTTCCTTAACTGATAGTTTATTTGCACCAGTTGCATCTTTAAGCGATAATTTATTATTAGTAAAAAGTAATATGGCATCATTTGTTGACTCTTTAGTTCCAGCTTTAAGTGTGGCAAATGCACTTATAGTATCAGTTGGTATGAAGGAAAAGGAAAATATAAAACAGCAATTTGATGATTTAGAAACTATGTGGGAAAAATATTCTGTTTATGAATAG
- the rbr gene encoding rubrerythrin, with translation MNQLKDSKTKVNLMRAFAGESQARNRYTFGASQAKNQKLALIEQAFLYTADQERAHAKVFYNHLKELSGGTVHIDGGYPVEIFDNIEQTLRAAQHDEYEEWEKVYKDFADTAKEEGFLAIANSFDKIALIEKVHGDRFGRFAQKIEDGTLFKSENEEQWICLNCGHVHTGKEAPKSCPVCQHPQGYFILYSNSPFES, from the coding sequence ATGAATCAATTAAAAGATAGTAAAACTAAAGTTAACCTAATGAGAGCTTTTGCTGGCGAAAGTCAAGCTAGAAATAGATACACTTTTGGTGCATCACAAGCAAAAAATCAAAAGTTAGCTTTAATAGAACAAGCATTTTTATATACAGCAGACCAAGAAAGAGCTCATGCAAAAGTATTTTATAATCATCTTAAAGAATTATCAGGTGGAACTGTACATATAGATGGAGGGTATCCAGTAGAAATATTTGATAATATAGAACAAACACTAAGAGCTGCTCAACATGATGAATATGAAGAATGGGAAAAGGTATATAAAGATTTTGCAGATACTGCTAAAGAAGAAGGATTTTTAGCTATAGCTAATAGCTTTGATAAAATAGCGTTAATAGAAAAAGTTCATGGAGATAGATTTGGAAGGTTTGCTCAAAAGATAGAAGATGGAACATTATTTAAGAGTGAAAATGAAGAACAATGGATATGTTTAAACTGTGGTCATGTTCATACAGGAAAAGAAGCTCCAAAATCCTGTCCAGTCTGTCAACATCCTCAAGGATATTTTATATTATACTCTAACTCTCCATTTGAAAGTTAA
- a CDS encoding cupin domain-containing protein, which translates to PHEGEEFGYVLAGSIFVHIGDKKNKVKKGESFYFKPRANHYISNAGKNEARVVWVSTPPSF; encoded by the coding sequence GCCTCATGAAGGTGAAGAGTTTGGATATGTTCTTGCTGGTTCTATATTTGTACATATAGGAGATAAAAAGAATAAGGTAAAAAAAGGAGAAAGTTTCTACTTTAAACCTAGAGCGAATCATTATATATCAAATGCAGGAAAGAACGAGGCTAGAGTGGTTTGGGTAAGTACGCCACCATCATTTTAG
- a CDS encoding esterase family protein, whose product MKTEYFKEYSHCLNRNMEFKVYGHGGKPILAFPSQDGRFYDFENFNLVQSIEHLINSGKVQLFCCDSIDKETWSDTFGDKGHRIYMHEQWYYYITNELVPRIFEINKNSNGYYASGIITVGCSLGAMHAVNFMFRRPDIFDGCIGLSGYYDSDFAFYDYYNDLAYKNSPIRYVKDMPYNHEFIDMYRKNKIVICCGQGAWEDEMIYSLKKFKGVLEEKGISAWVDLWGKDVNHDWCWWRIQLPYFLENIL is encoded by the coding sequence ATGAAAACTGAGTATTTTAAAGAATATAGCCATTGCTTAAATAGAAATATGGAATTTAAGGTATACGGACATGGAGGTAAACCTATTTTAGCTTTTCCTTCACAAGATGGTAGATTTTATGATTTTGAAAACTTTAATCTGGTACAGAGTATAGAACATTTAATAAATAGTGGTAAAGTTCAGCTATTTTGTTGCGATAGTATAGACAAAGAAACATGGTCTGATACTTTTGGTGATAAGGGTCATAGAATATATATGCATGAACAATGGTATTACTATATTACAAATGAGCTAGTTCCAAGAATATTTGAGATTAACAAAAATTCCAATGGATATTATGCTAGTGGAATTATAACGGTAGGATGTTCTTTAGGTGCAATGCACGCAGTTAATTTTATGTTTAGAAGACCAGATATATTTGATGGATGTATTGGACTTAGCGGTTATTATGATAGTGATTTTGCATTTTATGATTATTATAATGATTTGGCATATAAAAATTCACCTATTAGATATGTAAAGGACATGCCATATAATCATGAATTTATCGATATGTATAGAAAGAATAAGATAGTAATATGTTGTGGACAAGGTGCTTGGGAAGATGAAATGATTTATAGCTTAAAGAAATTTAAAGGTGTATTAGAAGAAAAAGGTATAAGTGCTTGGGTTGATTTATGGGGTAAAGATGTGAATCATGATTGGTGTTGGTGGAGGATACAATTACCATACTTTTTAGAGAACATACTTTAA
- a CDS encoding ATP-grasp domain-containing protein gives MNVVFISPHFPLYFHNFCSRLKERGVNVLGIGDEDYNLISDETKNSVTEYYRVSNLENFEEVENACRFYENKYGAIDWIESQNEYWLEMEATLRSKFNVNSGTKIENMSPMKYKSKMKEVYKKANIPCARYDYVRTYESCIDFANKVGYPIIAKPDNGVGANSTYKLNNEEDVSRFFNERDENVLYIVEEFIKGQVETFDGITDSNKNILISSSHVMLSSIMDCVNEKQDAKFYSQPVKNRDIEVIGEKVVKAFDTRSRFFHFEFFRLSEDKKGLGKKGDLVGLEVNMRAPGAYMPDMINYTYDVDVYSIWADMLIYDKSFVDVDKKYSVGYVSRRNEGKYKNSIDSIKNKYKDKILIDTSVPKVLSEAMGDRVFIARSKNENDLFDIMNLITEKI, from the coding sequence ATGAATGTTGTATTTATTTCACCACATTTTCCATTATACTTTCACAACTTTTGTTCAAGATTAAAAGAAAGAGGAGTTAATGTATTAGGTATTGGGGATGAAGATTATAACTTAATTAGTGATGAAACTAAAAATTCAGTAACTGAGTACTATAGAGTATCTAATTTAGAGAACTTTGAAGAAGTTGAAAATGCTTGCAGATTCTATGAAAATAAGTATGGAGCTATTGATTGGATTGAATCTCAAAATGAGTATTGGTTAGAGATGGAGGCAACTCTTAGAAGTAAGTTTAATGTAAATTCAGGGACTAAAATAGAAAATATGTCTCCTATGAAATATAAATCAAAAATGAAAGAAGTATATAAAAAAGCTAATATACCATGTGCTAGATATGATTATGTTAGAACATATGAATCATGTATCGATTTTGCAAATAAAGTTGGATACCCTATAATAGCAAAGCCAGATAATGGTGTTGGGGCAAATTCTACATATAAATTAAATAATGAAGAGGATGTTAGTAGATTTTTTAATGAAAGAGATGAAAATGTATTATACATAGTAGAAGAGTTTATAAAAGGACAAGTTGAAACATTTGATGGTATAACAGATTCTAATAAGAATATTTTAATATCATCAAGTCATGTTATGTTAAGTTCTATAATGGATTGTGTAAATGAAAAACAAGACGCAAAATTTTACTCTCAACCTGTTAAAAATAGGGATATAGAGGTTATAGGAGAAAAGGTTGTTAAGGCATTTGATACGAGAAGTAGATTTTTCCATTTTGAATTCTTTAGATTAAGTGAAGATAAAAAAGGATTAGGTAAAAAAGGAGACTTAGTTGGTCTTGAAGTAAATATGAGAGCACCAGGTGCATATATGCCTGATATGATAAACTATACTTATGATGTTGATGTATATTCTATTTGGGCAGATATGTTAATTTATGATAAATCTTTTGTTGATGTAGATAAAAAATATTCTGTAGGATATGTAAGTAGAAGAAATGAAGGTAAATATAAAAATTCTATTGATTCTATAAAAAATAAATATAAAGATAAAATATTAATTGATACAAGTGTACCTAAAGTATTATCAGAAGCTATGGGTGATAGAGTATTTATAGCTAGAAGTAAGAATGAAAATGATTTATTTGATATTATGAATCTTATTACAGAAAAAATATGA
- a CDS encoding GTP-binding protein, translated as MKKTIGILAHVDAGKTTFCEQLLYHTNVIRKRGRVDNKDTFLDNHDIEKQRGITIFSEQANFKYNESEYYLIDTPGHIDFSPDMERAISIMDYAIVIISAIEKVQSHTKTVFRLLRKYNVPTIFFVNKMDREGANIDDIIKDIKSNLSSDIVNISDNLNIDSNNILSEELIEFIAERDDNLFEKYLEEDYDESLWINSMKQMINESRIYPLMYGSALQDIGISEFIKNLDYLTYTDYKNEEDFIGKVYKVKYDENKKRTTYIKAIQGSLKVKDEVKYGQGNNEKVNEIRLYNSNKYTSVNEVYAGDVFGVCGLNETTVGDLVIGSNINKERLINIKSEINLEMVPTLKSKVIFDDNLNVRDVLGYFNILNDEEPALNVIWDETLKEIHIHVMGKIQLEILKSIVKERFNIDVEFGKCEIIYKETIESETIGYGHFEPLGHYAEVHLNIKPNKRNSGVSFESIAHVDNLSIGHQNLVKTHVFEKEHKGILGGYPLTDINITLLTGGAHNKHTSGGDFREATFRALRQGLENTKNILLEPYYKFTIEIGTDYVGRVMSDISKMSGEFEAPIINENITTIRGRGPVSTFMDYPLEIISFSKGTGSITYVFDGYDICHNAEEVLENRGYNKDSDIDYTSNSIFCSKGQAYVVKGSEAKEYMHCLEK; from the coding sequence ATGAAAAAGACAATAGGGATACTTGCACATGTTGACGCTGGTAAAACTACATTTTGTGAACAACTCCTTTACCATACAAATGTAATAAGAAAAAGAGGTAGAGTTGATAATAAAGATACATTTTTAGATAACCATGATATAGAAAAGCAAAGAGGAATAACTATATTTTCAGAACAAGCAAATTTTAAATATAATGAATCAGAGTATTACTTAATAGATACACCTGGACATATAGACTTTTCACCTGATATGGAAAGAGCAATTAGCATAATGGATTATGCTATAGTAATAATAAGTGCTATAGAGAAGGTTCAATCACATACTAAAACAGTTTTCAGACTACTTAGAAAATATAATGTTCCAACTATATTTTTTGTAAATAAAATGGATAGAGAAGGTGCAAATATAGACGATATTATAAAAGATATAAAATCTAATTTAAGTAGTGATATTGTAAATATAAGTGATAATTTAAACATAGATTCTAATAATATTCTAAGTGAAGAGCTTATAGAATTTATAGCTGAAAGAGATGATAACTTATTTGAAAAATACTTAGAAGAAGACTATGATGAAAGTTTATGGATAAATTCAATGAAACAAATGATAAATGAATCTAGAATATATCCTTTAATGTATGGTTCAGCACTACAAGATATAGGAATAAGTGAGTTTATAAAAAATTTAGATTATTTAACATATACAGACTATAAAAATGAAGAAGATTTTATAGGGAAAGTATATAAAGTAAAGTATGATGAAAATAAGAAAAGAACAACATACATAAAAGCAATACAAGGAAGTCTTAAGGTTAAAGATGAAGTAAAGTATGGCCAGGGAAATAATGAAAAAGTTAATGAAATAAGATTATATAATTCAAATAAATATACATCTGTAAATGAAGTTTATGCAGGTGATGTTTTTGGTGTATGTGGTTTAAATGAAACTACAGTAGGAGATTTAGTTATAGGCTCTAATATAAATAAAGAAAGATTAATAAATATTAAATCTGAGATTAATTTAGAAATGGTTCCTACATTAAAATCAAAGGTTATATTTGATGATAATTTAAATGTAAGAGATGTATTAGGTTATTTTAATATATTAAATGATGAAGAACCAGCACTTAACGTGATTTGGGATGAAACTTTAAAAGAAATCCATATCCATGTTATGGGAAAAATACAACTAGAGATATTAAAGTCTATTGTAAAAGAAAGATTTAATATTGATGTTGAATTTGGTAAATGTGAAATAATTTATAAAGAAACCATAGAAAGTGAGACTATTGGATATGGACATTTTGAACCATTAGGTCATTATGCGGAAGTTCATTTAAATATTAAACCAAATAAAAGAAATAGTGGAGTAAGTTTTGAAAGTATTGCTCATGTAGATAACTTATCTATAGGACATCAAAATCTAGTTAAAACTCATGTATTTGAAAAAGAGCATAAAGGAATATTAGGAGGATATCCACTAACAGATATTAATATAACGCTGTTAACAGGAGGAGCACATAATAAACATACCAGCGGTGGAGATTTTAGAGAGGCTACATTTAGAGCATTAAGACAAGGACTTGAAAATACTAAAAATATATTACTTGAACCATATTATAAATTTACTATAGAAATTGGAACGGATTATGTTGGTCGAGTTATGTCTGATATTTCTAAGATGAGTGGGGAGTTTGAAGCTCCTATAATTAATGAAAATATAACTACTATAAGAGGTAGAGGTCCTGTGTCTACTTTTATGGATTATCCACTAGAGATAATATCTTTTAGTAAGGGAACAGGCTCTATAACTTATGTTTTTGATGGATATGATATATGCCATAATGCAGAAGAAGTTTTAGAAAATAGAGGATACAATAAAGATAGTGATATAGATTATACTTCTAATTCAATATTCTGTTCTAAGGGACAAGCATATGTTGTAAAGGGAAGTGAAGCTAAAGAATATATGCATTGTCTAGAAAAGTAA